The stretch of DNA TCCACTTCGTGGATGATCCCTTGGCCGCCTGCCTCTTTGACTTTCCGCAGGGTTTCTTCCGGATCATGCGGGTCACCGGGGAAGGTCCCGATGATCGACCGGACACCTTGGCGGGCATAATGGACCGCGAGCGCGCGTCCGATTCCGCTGGCTGCACCGGTGATGACAGCGACCTTGTTATGCGACGTCATGGGGGTGGTCCTCCAGCAAGGCCTCAACGGGCGGCTTGGCGGCTATCATCAGGACGCCGGAGAGCAGGGTTCCCAGCGCGCCGACCCACACGGCTGCGGTGCCGGTGTCGCTTCCGGCGGCGATTGCGGTGAAGATGGCCCCGCCAATGATGGTGCCCGGCTGGCTCATCGCACCGATGAAGGCTGTTCCGGTTGCGCGGCAGCTCACCGGGTAGCACTCTGCCATGAAGTACTGGATCGCGGCGTAAGGTCCCACCAGGAAGAACAAGCCGGCGCCGTAGGTGAGGATGATCATGAACGGGCTGGTAGCGATCGGGCTGAGCATGATCGCAAAGGAGATGCCCGAGAGGATCCAGCCGCCGATGATAGTCCGCTTGCGGCCTATCCTGTCGCCGAGCCACCCGTGGAAGACGTAGCCGAAGTACGCGAGCAGGTTGATGACGATCAGCATCCAGAAAGCGTCCGAGAGTTCCACACCCTTCGCATTTTTCAGGACTGAACTACCAAGGACGCTGAAGATGGTGATGCCGAAGAAGTTCACGATCCAGGCCAGGGAGAACACAATGGTGTTCCGGCGCAGGTGGGGTTCCCAGATGCGCTTCAACGGAGCTGCCGAAGAGTGCTCGACGCCGTACGCGTGCGCCAGGGCATGGGCTTCGTCTGACTGTCCGCCCTTTTCGAGTTCGGTCAGCTTGTGGTGCAGTTCGAACTGCGGCGT from Arthrobacter sp. B3I9 encodes:
- a CDS encoding MFS transporter, with the translated sequence MTIQEPAVDLTQPRPDEKRRFPVFSKRNTSISTVLALLAWTVAVFDYGLFGTLLPAMQEEFGWTATEAYAINTWIAVGTAIVCFGIGPVIDRLGRRKGMMTTIGGTAVVSGLTALIPTGIPFVSNALLVVIRSFGGLGFSEQAVNATYMNEVYQVTEVADKRKRPGFHYSFIQGGWPLGFLLASALALAFLPSLGWRALYLMATLPAAVIVWVIAKKLKETPQFELHHKLTELEKGGQSDEAHALAHAYGVEHSSAAPLKRIWEPHLRRNTIVFSLAWIVNFFGITIFSVLGSSVLKNAKGVELSDAFWMLIVINLLAYFGYVFHGWLGDRIGRKRTIIGGWILSGISFAIMLSPIATSPFMIILTYGAGLFFLVGPYAAIQYFMAECYPVSCRATGTAFIGAMSQPGTIIGGAIFTAIAAGSDTGTAAVWVGALGTLLSGVLMIAAKPPVEALLEDHPHDVA